A stretch of the Candidatus Reconcilbacillus cellulovorans genome encodes the following:
- a CDS encoding xylose isomerase, translating to MIFGLTRAGVGFTGPIDAFAAKAAEYGFGAVDASGDELLRWIGEIGADRAAAQLGRLGVRIGSVGLCVDWRNDDASFRETLKRLPAEADAAARLGCTACCTYILPSVDESPARFLALATRRLRIVADVLDAYGLRLGLEFVGPMHLALRWKHPFIRTMAETLDWIAAIDKPNVGLLLDSFHWYTTGGTEADLLSLRPEQIVHVHLNDAPAVPVEQARDDDRLYPGEGVIDLAAFLRALYRIGYRGVVAQEVLRPEMPESDSSSASRRSTAPVDRDPDELFRRSAEAYRRVFAAAGLWPPAAGRRPNNEGGE from the coding sequence GTGATTTTCGGTCTTACCCGAGCAGGCGTCGGTTTCACCGGGCCGATCGACGCGTTCGCGGCGAAAGCGGCCGAATACGGCTTCGGCGCCGTCGACGCCTCCGGCGACGAACTGCTGCGCTGGATCGGTGAAATCGGCGCCGATCGCGCCGCCGCGCAACTCGGCCGCCTTGGCGTACGCATCGGCTCAGTCGGGCTTTGCGTCGACTGGCGCAACGACGACGCATCGTTCCGCGAAACGCTCAAGCGACTGCCGGCCGAAGCGGACGCCGCTGCTCGCCTCGGTTGCACCGCCTGCTGCACTTACATTTTGCCGTCCGTCGACGAAAGTCCTGCGCGCTTTCTGGCTCTAGCCACCCGGCGGCTGCGCATCGTCGCCGATGTTCTTGACGCCTACGGGCTGCGCCTCGGCCTCGAATTTGTCGGCCCGATGCATTTAGCGCTGCGATGGAAACATCCGTTCATCCGGACGATGGCCGAGACGCTCGACTGGATCGCGGCGATCGACAAACCGAACGTCGGACTGTTGCTCGACAGCTTTCATTGGTATACGACCGGCGGGACGGAAGCCGACCTGTTGTCGCTTCGTCCGGAGCAAATCGTACATGTCCACCTGAACGACGCCCCGGCCGTCCCTGTCGAACAAGCGCGAGATGACGACCGACTCTACCCCGGCGAGGGCGTCATCGATCTCGCGGCGTTTCTGCGCGCGCTTTACCGGATCGGCTACCGCGGCGTCGTCGCGCAGGAAGTCCTTCGGCCAGAAATGCCGGAGTCGGATTCGTCTTCCGCGTCCCGGCGATCCACCGCCCCGGTCGACCGCGATCCGGACGAGCTATTTCGCCGGTCGGCCGAAGCGTACCGCCGCGTATTTGCGGCGGCCGGACTATGGCCGCCGGCGGCCGGACGGCGTCCGAACAACGAAGGAGGTGAGTGA